In Aliiglaciecola sp. LCG003, a genomic segment contains:
- a CDS encoding TonB-dependent receptor produces MKRNNISMVCNIAVISAFSSISLAVYANSIEKVETIEVLGHQQSTKIDLDIQRLTDSSTDYRDSLNRLPGMSVNGNGPVSGIPQYRGLFGDRLAISIDGAPIDGAGPNGMDPPLSHVVSKPASKLTFYRGIAPVSAGVETLGGAVKVETDIQQRFSTKPKIAAQAKMQGTDQGSARHYTGQIGYSSDRLFASFNGLQQQRDQVEDGRGLAVPNSFYNRSGFGSELGVRNGQHMLHGVYQRIDTNESGTPALAMDIKYIDAAWYRLNYTYSGLNVAGSDSQLQLKVYGNSNQHGMNNFEHRPLSSPLKARLNTVDSIARGYEGVWQNTLDIGALTAGLSWHNNQHNSVITNPLVGSLNINNFNQVERTRKSAYLEWVTETELAELTLGSRFTQVDMQAGGVANSMAMMNPNLAALVGRFNQSERDLHFSFADVSAHAQGSFDGAWQWQAAIAQKNRAPSYTELYVWLPLGISAGLADGKNYLGNLELNHETSRQVDLGVSYYSDALTIAPRVFYQAVQDYIVGTPSEDPLANMVSTMMSGAQPLQWQNTDATIWGADILVTAQLSDKIDLGMTASWVRGTRDDIDQPLYRIAPASLMTQLHWRNQQLTVSIESQLFAAQHQVSQLQSETQSAGYGLINLSGEYRFNKHISLSLAAKNLFDKAYQPHLGGVNRVAETDVPVGDRLYETGRELSASLTLVW; encoded by the coding sequence ATGAAAAGAAACAACATTTCAATGGTATGTAATATTGCCGTTATCAGTGCTTTTAGCAGCATTTCTTTGGCTGTATATGCCAATAGCATCGAAAAAGTAGAAACGATTGAAGTCCTTGGTCATCAGCAGAGCACTAAAATAGATCTTGATATTCAAAGGCTAACTGATAGCTCAACAGATTATCGAGATAGCTTGAACCGATTACCCGGAATGAGTGTGAATGGTAACGGCCCTGTCTCAGGTATCCCACAATATCGGGGGTTGTTTGGTGACAGATTAGCGATAAGCATTGACGGCGCACCCATCGATGGTGCAGGTCCAAATGGGATGGATCCACCGCTATCTCATGTGGTATCGAAACCTGCGAGCAAACTGACCTTCTATCGCGGAATCGCTCCGGTTTCAGCAGGTGTAGAGACCCTAGGTGGGGCGGTTAAAGTTGAAACCGATATACAGCAGCGATTCTCAACCAAGCCTAAAATTGCTGCACAGGCCAAGATGCAAGGAACTGATCAAGGCAGTGCACGACATTACACTGGGCAAATTGGCTACTCTTCGGATAGGCTTTTTGCCAGTTTTAATGGTTTGCAACAACAGCGTGACCAAGTTGAGGATGGACGCGGCCTTGCAGTGCCAAATAGTTTTTACAACCGTTCTGGTTTTGGCTCTGAATTAGGCGTTCGTAACGGCCAGCATATGCTGCATGGTGTATATCAGCGTATTGATACCAATGAAAGTGGTACTCCGGCGCTGGCGATGGACATTAAATATATTGATGCCGCTTGGTATCGACTCAATTACACCTACTCTGGCCTAAATGTGGCAGGTTCCGACAGCCAATTACAACTCAAAGTCTATGGCAACAGCAATCAACATGGTATGAATAATTTTGAGCATAGACCACTTAGCTCGCCTCTAAAGGCTAGGCTGAATACCGTAGACAGCATCGCTCGGGGTTACGAAGGGGTATGGCAAAATACGCTAGACATTGGGGCGTTAACAGCAGGGCTAAGTTGGCATAATAACCAGCACAATTCAGTCATTACCAACCCGCTAGTGGGAAGTTTAAATATAAACAATTTCAATCAGGTTGAGCGCACCCGCAAAAGTGCCTATCTAGAATGGGTAACTGAAACTGAATTAGCGGAATTGACTTTGGGCAGCCGTTTTACCCAGGTGGATATGCAAGCCGGTGGTGTAGCGAATAGTATGGCTATGATGAATCCAAATCTTGCGGCACTGGTGGGGCGCTTCAATCAATCAGAACGGGACCTTCACTTTTCTTTCGCGGATGTCAGTGCTCACGCACAGGGCTCATTCGATGGCGCTTGGCAATGGCAAGCCGCGATAGCACAAAAGAATCGGGCCCCAAGCTATACAGAATTATATGTATGGTTGCCCCTAGGTATTTCCGCGGGTTTAGCCGATGGTAAAAATTACTTGGGTAACCTTGAGTTAAACCACGAAACTAGCCGCCAAGTCGATCTAGGTGTCAGTTATTACAGCGATGCCCTGACTATTGCTCCAAGAGTATTTTATCAAGCTGTTCAAGATTATATAGTCGGTACTCCTTCAGAAGATCCTTTAGCCAATATGGTGTCGACCATGATGAGTGGTGCTCAACCGCTACAATGGCAAAATACCGATGCGACTATTTGGGGAGCCGACATACTTGTGACAGCGCAATTAAGCGACAAAATCGACTTGGGTATGACTGCCAGCTGGGTGCGTGGAACCCGAGATGACATTGATCAACCCTTATACCGCATTGCCCCGGCTAGCTTGATGACCCAATTACATTGGCGTAATCAGCAACTGACGGTATCCATAGAATCACAGCTGTTCGCAGCGCAGCATCAGGTATCGCAGCTTCAAAGTGAAACACAAAGTGCAGGCTATGGACTGATTAACTTGTCTGGTGAGTATCGCTTTAACAAGCATATTAGTTTGTCTTTGGCAGCCAAAAACCTATTTGATAAGGCCTATCAACCTCACCTTGGTGGCGTCAATCGGGTGGCCGAAACAGATGTGCCTGTGGGAGATCGGCTATATGAAACCGGTCGCGAGTTGAGCGCTAGTTTAACCTTGGTTTGGTAG
- a CDS encoding porin family protein, which translates to MKKLSLITSLMALGALPTPAAAQSVNDADAMGAYLGANYGYLRVDGDDDFDDDKDAYQFIAGYSFNEYFALEGSYIDFGSYGNNVSNADTDGYTFGLVAGMPLSETIGLYVKGGQLWYETDYTVLGVRDDYDDKGLFAGVGLSFKLTNNWSVKLDYTLYDVDLDAGEAVDDFDDANFSTDLKQASIGVQYLF; encoded by the coding sequence ATGAAGAAACTTTCATTAATCACATCACTAATGGCATTAGGCGCGCTTCCAACCCCAGCGGCAGCTCAATCTGTAAATGACGCAGACGCTATGGGAGCTTACCTGGGCGCCAACTATGGTTACTTACGTGTTGATGGTGACGACGATTTTGATGATGACAAAGATGCATACCAGTTTATTGCTGGTTACAGCTTCAATGAATATTTCGCATTAGAAGGAAGCTATATCGATTTCGGTAGCTACGGCAATAATGTCAGCAACGCAGATACAGACGGATATACCTTTGGTTTGGTTGCCGGAATGCCACTTTCTGAAACTATCGGACTTTATGTCAAAGGTGGTCAGCTTTGGTACGAAACAGATTACACAGTGCTAGGTGTGCGTGATGATTATGATGACAAAGGCTTGTTCGCTGGTGTTGGTTTGAGCTTCAAACTAACGAATAACTGGTCAGTTAAACTAGATTATACTTTGTATGATGTTGACCTAGATGCTGGTGAAGCGGTTGATGATTTTGATGATGCCAACTTTTCAACAGA